One Lepisosteus oculatus isolate fLepOcu1 chromosome 13, fLepOcu1.hap2, whole genome shotgun sequence genomic region harbors:
- the ssr3 gene encoding translocon-associated protein subunit gamma, producing MAPKGTSKQQSEEDLLLQDFSRNLSAKSSALFYGNALIVSAIPIWLYWRIWHMDLVQSAVLYSVMTLVSTYLVAFAYKNVKFVLKHKVAQKREDAVSKEVTRKLSEADNKRMSRKEKDERILWKKNEVADYEATTFSIFYNNTLFLVLVIIASFFLLKNFNPTVNYILSISASSGLIALLSTGSK from the exons ATGGCTCCAAAGGGTACCAGCAAACAGCAGTCTGAAGAAGACCTGCTGCTCCAGGATTTCAGCAGGAATTTGTCCGCCAAGTCCTCTGCGCTCTTCTACGGCAATGCCCTTATCGTGTCCGCCATTCCCATTT GGCTTTACTGGAGGATATGGCATATGGATTTGGTTCAGTCTGCAGTTCTCTACAGTGTCATGACCCTAGTCAGCACATACCTGGTTGCCTTTGCTTATAAAAACGTCAaatttgtccttaaacacaa AGTGGCCCAGAAACGCGAAGATGCAGTCTCTAAGGAGGTCACTCGCAAACTCTCCGAGGCAGACAACAAGAGAATGTCTCGCAAGGAGAAGGATGAGAG AATCCTCTGGAAGAAGAATGAAGTTGCAGATTATGAAGCCACAACCTTCTCCATCTTCTAcaacaatacacttttcctgGTTCTGGTTATCATTGCTTCCTTCTTCCTGCTCAAGAACTTCAACCCGACTGT AAACTACATCTTGTCAATCAGCGCTTCTTCTGGCCTCATTGCTTTGTTGTCTACAGGGTCCAAGTGA